AGCACCAGACCCCTGTCCCCACTTCGGGATCTTTAAACCTATTTTACGAGGTCGCAGCCCCGTTGCAGTTCCTCGGTGCCGCCAGGCCTCATGGCGGCTGCTTCCGGCCTCGTGCATGCCGCGGATGACGTACCTGCAATGGACGTGCCGGACCTTGCTGTTCCTCCTCCGACTGCCACCCTGGAGGTGCAGACAGCGGCCCCTTCTCCAGCTGCAGGGGAGCCGCTGCCGGGTTCCTCGCTGGCGGCCTCCCTGCCACTGACTCGGCACAGCTCCCGCTCCTCGTCCCAGACCTTCAGCGCTCTGATACAGGTAGGAGGCACCCCTGCCGCCTCTCCAGCTGTAgcgacctcctcctctacaccggAGGCCTCCGGGGACCGGCCGTGCAACGCTCCCAGTGCCCTGCTGCCCCAGGTAGTAGTGATGACAGAACTGGAGACGCGGGCGACCGTGGCCCTCCTGCAGCCTCCTGTCCCTGTGCAGATCCAGCACCCGGCTTCCTCCCTGCCTCCTGCTCGGATAGTTACACTGGGTCAGGAGGTGGATTGGTGCTCTCTCCCCACAGTGAAGGACTCTCTTCCAGCCACTATCTTCGGCCCTGTGGCCCTAATGAACCCTGCACCCCACTTGGCTCCTGCCCCGGCCTCCCCATGCTGGCACTCTAGGTCCTCCTGGTCTTCCTCTCCCAGGGGACTTGCTGACCCCCCTCTGAACGCCAGGGGCTTGCCTCCCCCGGACTCTCCAGTACCTGCCCTGGGTTCACATGCTGGGGAAGCAACCTTCTCCTCCAGGGGCCCCCCTCTCAGCTTACAAGGAACCCCCCCGATCTTTGGGGTCCTCCCGGCCAGTCCTGGTGAGATATCCTGCTCTCCGACACCTCTGCTGCTTACCCCCCGTGCCCCTTATATGCCCGGGTCTGGAGATCAGTTGGTCACCCTGGCAGACCTACGTTCTCTCATTGCCGCCTTGCCCACAAAAGAGGACTTCTCTTCACTAACCAAGCAAGTCCTGATGGAGTGCAAGCAAGAATTCGCACAACTCCGCATTGACCTGTCTGCAGTTTCAACTAGAGTTGCGGTTGTTGAGTCGGCTCAGGATACTACTACTTCCACTATCCAAGCTTTACAGGCGGCTGTACAAACACACTCGGATCAGCTTTTCACCTTACAACAACATCTGGACGATGTAGAAAACAGAAACAGGCGCAATAACATTCGCCTGCGTGGCTTGCCGGAGGTGGTGGGCCCTGAGGACTTGTATTCGGCAACCTTTGCTATCTTCAATGACCTGCTGGAACGAGCCCCAGACGCCCATATTGAGCTGGACAGAGTTCACCGGGCTCTTGGACCCCCCGCCCAGATGACCAACGTCCTAGGGACGTGATTTGCTGGGTACACTTTTATGGTATATAGGAGGACATTCTTTGGGCGGCTCGTGCGCGCCGGCGCGTTCTCTATAACAATGTACAAATACAGCTCTTCCCGGATCTTTCCCGCCACACCCTGGTGCAGAGGGCAACCCTAAAACCCATTCTGGAAGTACTTCGTGAAAGGGACATCCCGTACCGATGGGGCTTCCCATCTGCCTTGTTGGTGCGGAGGAACGAGACTACCTTTTCCATCAGGTCCCCGGAGGACGTCCCAGGGTTTCTTCGGGACTTGGATCTGCCTTCAATCTCTCTACCAGATTGACCTGGTGTCTTCTCTGGGGGTGCAAAGCGGCCCCTGATACACTCCCCTCAGAGGAACCATAAACAAGCTCGACAGGGACTTCCACCACGCACCAACCGTCGTCAGCGCCTTGTTACTCGCTGGGAGCCGGTTCCATCCCGGCCGAGAGCTGTCCCCTCCCGGTCGGAGGGCCCTTCCTCTTCTGCGCCCTGAACCTATGGACATGTAGCTGCAAGTATAGTTTAACTGTTTTTTACTTTGCTGCCCATTATGATCCCGATGTGCTTTGCATTGTTCCATGATTTTGTGTTTTCTTATGTTGACAGCTTAAGGGGGTACTTCTGATGTTTAGAGGCGGGAGGGCTAGTTGGGTTTCCGTTATACTCACCTGTGCCACCCAGAGTCTTGGGATGTCATGCTGTTTGAACCCTCCTCCCCGCCCTTGGGagaggcagtatattcccccccccccctcttttaccCCTCTGTTATACGTAGATATATGTAATACGGTGGGACCGCCCTTTTTGCTGTGTTAGTCTATCTGTTTTTCACTTGTTCTCTTGCCAGGAAGTTTTCAACTTTAATTGTTGCTTTTGCTTGTATGGTGTGGTTGGCCTGGGGCTCCCTATATGAGTCCTAGAGTCTACCACTTTCCCCCAGTAGGGTGGTGAATTTATCGGGTCTGCCCCAGTATTCAGTTTGCTGATTTCCTTGAGTGAGCTTTGGTTGGTGCTGCAACAGGTTACCTGTTGCTACTGCTTTGTTTCTTCTTCGTCCTCTTCTCTTCCTGTCTCTCTGTCTTTGTtctctgggttttttttttctcctctcatccttgtctctctgttcctcttccccctctttcccccctctccccttcacccttttctttttctttttgcattttattattttttctttccttccctagtgccgggcccgaccctcgCCGCGCTTCCCTTACCAGTATGGCGGATCTAAATTTTGCTTCGTTTAATGCTAAAGGTCTCAATACACCCGCTAAAAGAACACAAATTTTGCAGCATCTTCATAAACGTAAAATCCACATAGCGTGCTTCCAGGAAACCCACTTCAAAGTGAATCATGCCCCGACCCTCAAAAATAGGCACTATTAGACATGGTTTTGCGCCAATAATCACGACTCTAGATCCAAAGGGGTGGCTATAGCCTTACATAAGTCTCTCACACACCAGATTCTCTCAGTCACTCTAGATCCTCAGGCTCGTTATGTGATCCTCTCCTTGTCGTTCAGTGGTAGGGTTTTCACTATTATCAATGCTTACGCTCCCAACCAGGGACAATCTGAGTTTGTTGTCTCCCTGATAGACAGGGCCCTCCCGGTGGTGAAAGGCACTGTGGTCCTGTGCGGGGATTTGAACCTCACCCACGACCCCACTCTAGACAACTCCACTGGTCGCTCTAGTCTCTCCTACTCGGCCATCCGGAGGGTGAAGCGTTCTCTCGCTTTACTGCAATTGTGCGACTCATGGCGCCTTCTTCATCCTAGCGACaaagattttagttttttctcctcCCCACATGGCACTTATAGTAGGTTAGATTATATTCTAGTCCCACATGGAGCTATACACTAGCTTGCATCCTCCTCTATTGGCAGCATCCTCTGGTCCGACCATGCACCAGTATTCTGCTCTCTTCATCTTCCTTTCCTGCAACGATCAGCTTGGTCATGGAAACTCAATGAGTCTCTGCTCCTGGACCCGCTGTGTATGTTGGACCTGAAGGAAGCGGTGGCCAATTTTGTGACCGATCATGCTGTAGATCCTTCAACCCCCTTTGTTCAGTGGGAAGCCCTTAAATGTGTCTTACGTGGCGTACTTATAAGACATGGGTCCCGACTTAAAAGGGAGAAGGCCCACACCTTGAGACAGGCCCTGGCCAAGGTGTCGACCCTTGAACTGGTGCATAAGCGGTCACTTTCGCAAACGGTCTTGGGGGATTTATTGTTGGCCAGGATGGAAGTTAAGAGACTgctggaggcctcttgggggcgatgGTTGCAGATGGGAAGAAGCAAATTTTATGAGTTCGGTAATAAAAGCGTCCGTATGTTGGCCAGGGCGTTGAGGTCTGCTGTGGCCCAGACACACATTCCTAGTATTCGCTCCCATTCTGGCCAACAACCTAATTCCACAGAGGACATTACGTCAGAATTCAGTGATTTTTTCATGGACCTGTAtaatctcccccctcccctcagccCGTCCCCCAGCTCACAATCCCCCTTCCCTCCTCTGCCGCTTGAGGAGTTGGAGGCACTGGATGCTCCATTCTCCTCAGGAGAACTCGCACATGTTATTAAACACTTACCTGGCGGTAAAAGTCCTGGACCCGACGGGTTCACTGCTAAATTCTATAAAACCCTGTTAGACTCCTTATCCCTCATTATGTTAGCCGCCTTCAACTCAGTTTCCCCGACCCACCCCATCCCTGAGGGGGCTACTCTGGCCCATGTGGTGGTTATCCCTAAACCGGGGAAGGATCCTAGCTCCTGTGCTAGCTATAGGCCCATCTCTCTTTTAAATGTGGACCTTAAAATTTATGCCAAACTTTTAGCTAACCGACTAAATGTTGGAAGCCAGGGATAACACTATTAAAATGTTGGATCTGCTGCATTATGCTCGCTCCCAAAAAATTCCTACTATGGTCCTCTCGCTCGAtgccgaaaaggcctttgacCGCATCTACTGGTCCTCCCTGGCGCAAACCCTACAACATGTGGGCCTGGGCCCGAACTTTATGTCCAAAGTGTTGGCACTGTATCATTCTCCCACTGCCCGACTCAAAATCAATGGTTTCCTGTCTGACCCCTTTTCTATCCTGAATGGTACTCGCGAAGGTTGCCCCTTGTCCCCCCTCTTGTACGTTCTGGTGATGGAACACCTGTTGGCTGGTATTAGAGGGGATTCTAACATCCACGGTCTAGACATAGGTGGGGTTACCTATAAGTGCTCCGCTTTTGCAGATGACCTATTGGTTTATTTATCTGACCCGACGACTTCCCTACCAAATTTGATGGCGCGTTTGAGGGAATTTGGGAGGTGGTCCAACTTTAAGGTTAATTTAGCGAAATCGGAGGCGTTGGGGGTTTCCTTGCCAGAGCATACAAGAGAATCCCTGCAGGCATCCTTTCCTTCTACCTGGCCCCCCAGAGGCATCAAATATTTGGGAGTAGTGattcctccagacctctctgatttgttttccctgaattacTCCCCTCTGCTGGATAGGTTGAAGGTGGACTTGGCCTCCTGGACCCAGAAGGATTTCTCCTGGTTTGGCAGAATCAATATTCTTAAAATGACATTGATGCCGTCTCTTATATCTGTTGCAGACGGTCCCTATTCAAGTCCCCATGTCCTACTGGAAACAATTTCAGTGGTGCTTCGGGAGGTTTGTCTGGTCTTCTGCCCATTCGCGACTGAATAGGCTGACGTTGACTCAGCCCAAAATGATAGGTGGAGCGGGCCTCCCGGACTGTTACTTATATTACCTGGCCTGTGCATACTCCCGTGTACTAGATATTTTTCATAGCACCACCACCAAGTTGTGGGTCCTTTAAGCACAGGCGGTATGTCCCAGAGCCCTCTCCACTCTTCCCtggacctggtccccgtcttcctGTGATGGATTTTTTGTCCCATTCTCTATGAGACACACGCTAGCCTCCCTGCACTCGGCCAGAGGTTCATTGGCGCTGGTCGGCCGCATGGGCCCTCTCTTGCCTGAAACGGACAATCCGTTGTTCCCCCCAGGATTGTCCTCCAATGGTGAGTTCCTGGGAGCCTCCCTGTCGGCCCCGCTCAGGTTTTCTGTCGTACTGACGGCTGACTCACTGAAACCTTTGGAGACCATTTTGGAGGAACGTCCATCCTTCAGACGAGGTCCATTTGCCTATATTCAGCTTCGACATTTTTATCTGTCATTGACTGCGGACCACTCTCTGCATTGTGACCTTAATCATTTTGAACGGTTGTGCACGGCCTCTTCGGGTCTCCGCCACTCTATCTCCGTCCTCTATGGTCTCCTGATTTCCTCGAGGTCGGAGTACCTTCCGGATTTTTGCCGTGCGTGGGAGGCCGAATTGGGCTCCACCTTCTCCACTGAGCAATggacaaaatgtttttttctatcTCACAAAGCTGTAATCGCCACCAAAGCTCAGGAGACGAGTTATAAAATTCTCTCTAGGTGGTATAGGGTCCCAGAGACCCTACACAGGTGTTACCCTTCAGTATCTGACCAATGTTGGAGATGTGAGTCGGTGGTGGGCTCAATGACGCATATCTGGTGGAGTTGTTCTAAACTGGCTCCCTTTTGGCACTCTGTTTTGAGGATCATATTGGAAGTCACTGGGGTAAGGATTCCCCCCACTCCTGAATCCACTCTGCTCTATATGTTCCCCATGGCTCAGTCCAAATACAAAAAGTCATTGACACGTCACTTGCTTCAAGCTGCAAACAGTTATTCCCAGGcattggagggatcaaaattctCCCTCCTTGGAGGAATGGGTGACTGAAGTCTCCCGCACACAGCGCATGGAAGAGCTCTTAGCGGTCCTCCCCTCTGAAGTGGACCGTTATGGTGCCACTTGGACCCCATGGTCCCAATTCTGCTCATCCCCCCAATTCCGGACTCTTTGTTGCCCGGCTTTGGTCAACTGAACTGGTTAATCCCCCTGTGGGGTGGTGAGGGCGTTGGGTGTCGGTTGGGTCCTGCACCGAGATGCCCCTTGATCTCCtttccccacccccccacccctttttttttcttttctcctttcTCTTTTTCCCTTCCTTTCCTCCTCTTTGTGATACTGTTTCCTTTCTCCCCTATTTGTTTTACCTTACACAGTTTTTTACTGCTATGGCCATCATGTAGACAGGTGATGGTTCTATTGTGTATATGTTAGCTTGATCGATATTAGGAGATTAGTGATCCTTCTACCTTCCTGTTCACCCTTCCCCTGCCATTAAGCTCACATTTAGGCCATACTTTTGGGTCGCACAGTGGGAGGGTTAGGTTACTGATCTCTTTTTCATGATATTTTGTGTTTCTCATAACTTGATATTCACAATTGCTTGATGGACATCATATGTTGTCTACTCTGTCTAAGTGTGTTTTGTGGATAACATCACTTGATATTTTCTCTGGGCCTCCCAAGGCCATTTGTCTGTTACGATTTTCTGTGTTTCATTGTTGTACATCTAATTGTGCTTAATAAAAACCTTTTTTGAATTggacaaaaaaaattcagaggATTTCAGATTTGCAAGACAAACAGTTttagtttaaagggatactttgacggtaaactttttttttttttcaaaatcatgcCCAGGCTGCCAGCACTAGTAAAAAATACACTTACTTACACTTTCTTACATTTCGCTGAAGCAGAGTCCCatcaatttcaatgggattctgctgcactgtgcacacgcgAAATTTCCgatgcagatgtttctgccatggaaatctcGATTCCGGGATCTGCCGacatctgccgcggaaattccacgtgtgcacagtgcagcagaatcccactgaaatcaatgggactctgctgcagcggaatgtctgtgcagaatattcctgcggaattccgtgcggacattctgccatgtgaacatagcctaatggtGTTAAAAAAAAGCTTATATTTAGGAAAATAACCTAGACAGCTGGTATTTATTGGAAGCTCCTCCAGCTAATGTATTATCTATGTTATCTATCTATACACATttttatggaggggggggggggggcacagaaagCAGGTGGACCCTTGTGCAACAGTATTTGGGAATCCTGGTTTCCAACTAATGATATGATAAGAGTGATGGCAAATCCATGATTCTACATAATCCACCAGTTATTGTAAGATAGTTATAATTTCTGGAGTATCTTATATGCATTCTAACAGGCAGTAGAAAGtgctattatttttcttttaaagtaGTAGTAGTGGCCCCTTCATCTGCAGTGCCCCTATGCAGCTGCTTTCTATGCCCAAATAGTATGCCCCCCTTCTGCATTTTTATAGACTGTACAAAGTGTTATTTCTTACAATATCACAGTGAGATCTTGGCTTTATGTATCCTGATTGTTCTGCTGAAAGTTTATAAAGCCTCCACTGTTTCCACACAATAAAGTCTGAACAAGCAACAAACATGGAgtgcaaaacttttattacaaatTTACAGTATAAATATATCTAACTTTGTAAAGCTCACGAGGCTCCGACAGAAGAGAAAGTTTTGCATTTCAATAAATTAATGACCACGTTACAATTTACAAGTATTTACATAATAATGGTGATTTTGACCCTTGGAGCCTGCTGCTGAGCAGTGTGACAAAGGGCTCATCCCAGGGAGCAGAGCAGTCTCTGTGGGGTGGTGCAGGCACAAAGTTCCGTCAGATCATTAAGAGTCATTATACTTTCATTTTCTCCTTCGGGACATTTTGAGGTAACTACATATTGAAAATGGGCACATTGTTCAACCCACTAACAATAAACATATAAGTCATGGCTAAGAGCAGGCGGCTTGGTTCACTCATGGCAGCTCATCAAAGGCAATGAAGGCTGCAGTGATAAAATACAACACAAGGTCATAAGATTCTGTATGGTGAGATGGTGATTATACAAATGAATTGGGGCcaacaacaaccaatcagattctagCTGTCATATGAATAGTGCAATCAAAACAACTATATGATTGGTTTTTGCTGACAGGACCATTTCCctctaaatgtatttttataggtTTGATAGACATGATCATTTTTGCTACCTACAATCCTTGAGTTTTTGCAAGTTGTGACTCGGAGGGTCACAGGACAGCAGGATGCTGAGCACTGTGCATGCTGAAACTATTAGCATGGGAATGTCCCAAAAGGTTGAGATAATGTCTGTCCAGACTCTGCATGGGCGACAGGAAGCTACAATGCTGAGTCTGCTGGGGTGGCGTACAAGgcagaggcatgctggttggactTGCCAGATAGTTCAGTGTGGGGCTCCTGTTGGTGTTATGCCATGAAAAGGATCCACCTGGACTTTGAGTATATGTGGTATCAACAGGACTTGGATAATCAGGTGGAGAAGAATGGAGTTGGCAGGACATATCCACTTCATGCAAAGAGCTGAACAGGGGCTCAGTGGTCAAATGAGCTTTAGACTGAAGGAAGGCAACAATTCGGGCATATTTG
Above is a genomic segment from Hyla sarda isolate aHylSar1 chromosome 1, aHylSar1.hap1, whole genome shotgun sequence containing:
- the HELT gene encoding hairy and enhancer of split-related protein HELT isoform X2; the encoded protein is MDIGLMGTPARISLGGAAKVKERRRTPVSHKVIEKRRRDRINRCLSELGKTVPMALAKQNSGKLEKAEILEMTVQYLRALHAADFPRGRDKDLLSEFANYFHYGYHECMKNLVHYLTTVERMETKDTKYARIVAFLQSKAHLTTEPLFSSLHEVDMSCQLHSSPPDYPSPVDTTYTQSPGGSFSWHNTNRSPTLNYLASPTSMPLPCTPPQQTQHCSFLSPMQSLDRHYLNLLGHSHANSFSMHSAQHPAVL